The nucleotide window GATTGCCTTGTTCGTCCTGGGCCATATCTTCCATATCCTCAGGCTCTACACCTATCAGCTTGACTGTGCGTACCAATTCTCCGCGGATATCGATCTCATATATCTCGGCTTTACCGCCATGGTCATTGAGTGTCCATAACGAGGTGACGCTGGCTGCTGCCAGTCCAGAACTCTCATCCACCTCCATGGGAAGCGTGCCCATTTCAATGGGTTGTACCTCTTGCTGTGCCTCTGTGTGAAGGCAAGTGGTCAAAGTCAGGCCGGATACCAATAGGGCGAGTGTTCGGATCATAGAATGTAGTCTTGGATGCAAGCTAAGCAAATATCGTCCCAAAGTAAATTCACCGGGATGCGAGGTAATCGAGTACATTTTGCTCGATGCGAGCATGTAGATCTGCGGTATCGGCCGCTTCAAACTCCTCCCCGGTGATATTCTCATACAACTCGATATAGCGCTTGCTCACTGATCGTATGAACGCGTCACTCATCTCGGGCACCTGTTGACCTTCGAGTCCTTGGAATCCGTTCTCTATCAACCACTGCCTGACGAACTCTTTGCTCAATTGCCGCTGGGCCTCTCCCCGCTCCTGTCGCTCTTCATAACCTTCCTTGTAGAAATAGCGGGATGAATCCGGAGTATGTATCTCATCGATGAGATAGATGGTATCCCCTTTCTTACCGAACTCGTACTTCGTATCCACCAGAATGAGCCCACGCTCTGCGGCAAATTCCGTCCCTCTCTGGAACAATGCTCGGGTGTAGTTCTCCAATTGTATGTACTCCTCTTCAGGGACTATGCCCTGAGCGATGATCTCTTCTCGACTTATATCCTCATCATGTCCTTCCTCGGCCTTGGTGGCCGGTGTGATGATGGGTGCGGGAAGTCGGTCGTGTTCTTTGAGACCTTCTGGTAGCGCTACACCACAGAGCATACGCTTACCAGCGCGGTACTCCCGCCAGGCATGTCCTGTGAGATAGGCACGTATGACCATTTCTACCCGATAGGGCTCACAGGCCAGACCTACGGTCACCTGTGGATCAGGGCAGGCCTGTTTCCAGTTGGGAACGATGTCTGCCGTGAGATCCAGAAATCGATTGGCTATCTGATTGAGCACTTGTCCTTTGAAGGGTATCCCTCTAGGCAGGACCACATCGAAAGCCGAGATGCGATCGCTCGCGATCATGACCAGTCGCCCATCGTCCAGGTGATAGACATCCCTCACCTTGCCTTTGTATTTCTTGACCTGCCCAGGAAGGTGCAGGTCCGTCTCCATGAGTGCCTCCATCTCAGTTCTTATCGAATGCATCTATGATCTTCTTTACCAAGCGGTGTCGGATGACATCGCTGCTATCCAACTCCACGATGCCTATGCCGTCTATCTTCTTCAGCCTGTTCATGGCCATGACCATACCGCTGGCTTTTTTGTGGGGCAGGTCCACCTGAGTGAGATCCCCGGTGATGATGAACTTGGCATCCATGCCCATCCGGGTGAGGAACATCTTCATCTGATTCTCGGTGGTGTTCTGCGCCTCATCCAGGATGACATAGGCATGGTCGAGTGTGCGACCGCGCATATAGGCCAATGGTGCGATCTCTATGACCCGATTCTCCAGATACTCGGTCAATCGCTTGGGTGGGATCATGTCGAATAAGGAATCGTAGATCGGCTGCATATAGGGATCCAGCTTGTCCCGCATATCACCGGGTAGGAAACCCAGACTCTCTCCTGCTTCCACAGCCGGGCGAGTAAGGATGATCCTACGTACCTCCTTGTCTTTCAGTGCGCGT belongs to Flavobacteriales bacterium and includes:
- a CDS encoding phosphoribosylaminoimidazolesuccinocarboxamide synthase, which gives rise to MEALMETDLHLPGQVKKYKGKVRDVYHLDDGRLVMIASDRISAFDVVLPRGIPFKGQVLNQIANRFLDLTADIVPNWKQACPDPQVTVGLACEPYRVEMVIRAYLTGHAWREYRAGKRMLCGVALPEGLKEHDRLPAPIITPATKAEEGHDEDISREEIIAQGIVPEEEYIQLENYTRALFQRGTEFAAERGLILVDTKYEFGKKGDTIYLIDEIHTPDSSRYFYKEGYEERQERGEAQRQLSKEFVRQWLIENGFQGLEGQQVPEMSDAFIRSVSKRYIELYENITGEEFEAADTADLHARIEQNVLDYLASR
- a CDS encoding PhoH family protein — its product is MQEKEFTITGIDPVSILGVNNSKLRLIRKHFPTLKIISRGDTIKVIGEPKEVKRFTQRFEELRKHVERYNTLTDSDIANVVGEGNGDSSGKEDASILVYGNKGLRIKPRTKGHHRMVKAAEKNDLVLVSGPAGTGKTYTAVALAVRALKDKEVRRIILTRPAVEAGESLGFLPGDMRDKLDPYMQPIYDSLFDMIPPKRLTEYLENRVIEIAPLAYMRGRTLDHAYVILDEAQNTTENQMKMFLTRMGMDAKFIITGDLTQVDLPHKKASGMVMAMNRLKKIDGIGIVELDSSDVIRHRLVKKIIDAFDKN